ATTTGCCAATTGTGAGTATGTGTTTGAAGGCGAAACTTTTTCAAACGGACAGGAGCATTTATATATTGAAACACAAGGTGCCTATGCTGAACCATTGGAGAATGGGAACATAAAAATCACATCGTCCACCCAAGGACCAACGGCTGTGCAAGCCACAACAGCGCGCGTTTTAGGTATTGCCATGAATAAAATTGAAATTGATGTTACCAGACTTGGTGGTGGTTTTGGTGGTAAAGAAGACCAAGCAACACCTTGGGCTGTTATGGCAGCTTTAGCCGCGTATTATTTAAATCAATCGGTTAAATTGGTTTTGAATCGTCATGATGATTTACGCATGACAGGTAAACGCCATCCGTATGAAAGTACTTATAAAATAGGTTTATCTAAAGACTTGAAAATTTTAGCTTACCAAGCGGAGTTTCTTCAAAATTCTGGTGCTGCAGCCGATTTGTCGCCAGCCATAGCAGAACGAACTTTATTTCACGCCACAAATAGTTATTATGTACCTAATGTAAGTACAACCGTTTTAAGTTGCAAAACCAATTTGCCACCAAACACCGCGTTTCGAGGTTTTGGTGGACCACAGGGTATGTTCGTCATTGAATCTGCTATTGCAAAAGCGGCTCATGAAATTGGCGTGAGTTCAAGACAAATTCAAGAAGCGAATTTATTGGATGAAAATGATACGTTTTCTTATGGACAAATTGCCAAACAAGTAGAAGCGAAAAATTCATGGAATTCGGCAAAATTAGTATTTAATAGTGACGCATTGGAGCAGGAGGTGGCTGATTTTAATAAATTGAATTCTGACTTTAAAAAAGGCATCGCTTTTATGCCAATAACTTTTGGTATTTCCTTTACAAATACTCCAATGAATCATGCGCGTGCTTTGGTTCATATTTATTTGGATGGAAGTGTTGGTATCAGCACGGCCGCTGTAGAAATGGGACAAGGTGTTAATACGAAGATGATGCAAATTGCCGCTGATATATTTTCCATTCCTATTGAAAAAATCAAGATAGAAACGACCAATACAACCCGAGTTGCCAATACCTCGCCATCAGCTGCTAGCTCTACTGCAGATTTAAATGGAAAAGCTACACAAATGGCATGTCATGCTCTTTTGGAGCGTTTAAGGTTAGTAGCGTCTGAAGAATTGAATAGTAAAGTTGATGATATATCATTGCGATACGAATTTATTCATATAAATGACAAAAAATCCGAATTATCTTGGACAGAACTCATTAGTAAAGCCATGTTAAAACGTGTAGCTTTAACGGAAAATGCCCATTATGCCACACCGGAAATTCACTTTGATAAAACCAAGGAAAAAGGCCATCCGTTTGCCTACCATGTATATGGAACAGCTATTATTACCACTACAGTAGATTGCACACGTGGAACTTATGAATTTGATAGCGTGAAAATGGTTCACGATTACGGAAAAAGTATGAGTGAAGGGATTGATTTAGGTCAAGTTGAAGGTGCTTTAATTCAAGGTATTGGTTGGATGACGATGGAAGAAATTGCGTATAATGAAGATGGAAAATTACTTTCTAATGCCTTATCAACTTATAAAATTCCAGATTTATTTTCGGTGCCTAAAATTGTTGAAACCATTCCTTTGGAAACTGAAGGTCATGAGCACGCTATTTTAAAATCGAAAGCCGTTGGTGAACCCCCTTTAATGTATGGTATTGGTGCTTATTTTGCACTTCAAAATGCAATTAAAGCCTTTAATCCGAATTATAATTTAAAGTTTCATGCACCTATGACACCAGAAAAAGTTTTGATGAGTCTTTATCAAAAATAATCTCTTTTCAAATCTTCATTTTTGATAACCGAATATTCAGAAATAGCATAATGTTCCAAAACAGCATCTAATAAATAATCGCGAACCACTAGAATTACATGGTGTTTCTCATCCAATTGAAATTTTGAAATCAATTGTTCAGCCGATTCATGCAACCCATCATTTTTCAATTCTAATTTTCCAATTTCATCAATAATGATGTAGGTATTAGGGTTATTAGAAGCTATTGACAATAAATAATTATTAGCTTTATCAAAGGCAGATTTTAAAAACCGAAAGCTTCCAATTTGAATAATTTTTTCAGTTTCAACATCAGTTCCAACTTCAAGTGCAACTTCTACTTCAGATGGTATCTTTAAAAAAAACCGTTTGCCAACCGAATTATCGGGACATAGCAAACCATCTACATCTTGTCGGTTTTTACACCAATTGAAAAGCGTGGTTGTTTTACCTGATCTAATGGCACCTGTTAAGATGTAAATCATTCGGTAGGAATTTTAAAATGGATGCAATTAGAAATACTATTCGCCATAAAATACTCAAATCGCGCATAACCTTTTAAATGCTTGGTTTCTTTCCATGTATAGGCCATAATTTGTCGGAAATATGGAAACAAATCCATTGCATTGCTGATATCTTCTTGATACTTGGACTCCTTATGTTTAAGGTACTTTCGAATGAACTTCAAAAGAAAAGGCCCTAAAACTAGATACCAAATCATTAAAATAAAGAAACTACGTAGGATAATATAAATCGCTTTTTGCCAGCCAAATAAAGTACCGCCAAAAAAGGTGAAAGCTAAAACAATAATAGCAATGGTTATGAGCCAAACCCAAATGATTTTTGATGAATAATTGCGTTTTGGGGTGTTAGTATTTGCAGTTAGAGTTACTGGTTCTAAATAAAAATCGGTGTTTGCTTTGGTTGCAATAATTCCAATCATACGATTGATAAAAAGTCCAGCCAGTAAGCCACAAACACCATAAATAAACAAATATAATCCAATCAAAACCGATGTCGTAGATGTTTCGGTAAGAAGATTTATTTTGTTCTGAATCCATGACCCATAGATGTTTATGGCTTCCCAAAATTCGGTACCATAAATTATAGTCAAGGTTAATAGTTTTTGCAGTGCCGACTGCAAGAAGGTAACCGCGCCTAAAACAATCAACGAAAAACTATGCCATGAGAAATTGGAAAATAAGAAAGCTGCTAGAACCGCTTGAAAACTTACGGATATATAGGCTGTAAAAGGGGAGTAGGGACTAACCGCCATTTTTATAATTAATACAATAATTAAAGCTTTTAAAATGGATTGCCATTTATTTTCGGCATAGAAGGCAATCAAACTAATTAATAAAATAGCGATTCCACCAACAATCAATCCTGTAAATGGCGAATTGAATACATGTAAAAAACCACCTAAACCAGATTCGTTTAAAGCCCAAAGTGCAGTTAGTCTGTTTATAATGAGTTTGTTGTTTTTCATGTGTACCTCCTGCGAAAGTAGGAATCTCTTTAAGATTTTTGCTTTAACTTATAGTGCACTTGAAGCAGTTGAGCAACCACACTTATAGCAATTTCTTTTGGTGTATCGCCTCCAATATCTAATCCAATAGGACAAACGACATGGGTCATACCATCCGGAATATTCATGTCTTTAATAAGCATGTTGTTAAAGCGGACCTTTTTGGTTTTACTGCCAATCAATCCCAAAAACTTGGTGTCTTTTAATAAAGCCATACTTATAATGTCAAAATCAATGGCGTGATTATGAGTGAGCACTAAAACATAACAATTTTCTCCCCACATTACCGCATCAGCAAACGTTTTGAAATCCGTTTCAGATACCTGGCATGTTGAAATGCGTGAATCTAATTCCAAATTAGAAAACCAATCGGTTCGTGAATCGATTAGCGTAACGTTAAATGGCGTGCCAATTAGTAATTTGGCAATCTCAACACCAATATGGCCTGCGCCAAACAAAAATAAGTTGGGTGATTGGTTCATAGGTTCTATCATAAATTCAACTTTTCCGCCACAGCATTGTTCAAACTCGGGTCCTAAAGTATAGCTGGATTCTATAATTCTATTTTCATTGAGTGCGGTCATGGCTTCTTTGGTAGCCAAAAACTCCAATTTGCCACCACCAATTGTTCCATACAGTTCTTGGTTGTTAGTTATAATCATTCTGGAACCTACCACACAAGGCGTTGACCCGTAACACTTGGTTACAGTAACAAAAGCAACAGGTTGTTGCTTTTTTTTAAATTCTGATAATAGTTCAATCCAATTAGTCATAGCTCATTAAATGAGACTTTAAAAGTAAGACTTTTTTAGTGTAAATTCTACAGTAGCAAGATCGGCTTGTTGTAAACCTGTTTTTTTTATGATTACTACTCAAGATTATGATGTTTTTTATAAGCAACCTTTCACAAAACATTAAGCTAACTAATTTGCCACGTTTCAGAACAAAGGACTACTTTTGCCCTTTGTTATCCGTAGGTCATTTCATGGCGACTGATAACAATATTTTCGAGATTTCGAAAGCAAGTGACTGCATTTTAAAAACTATGGGAAAACTAGACGAAAACGGATTGAATAAAGCCTCACGAATATGGTTACTCGTGGGAATTTTATTCATTGCCGTAAATTTAAGGCCTGCACTTTCAAGCATTGGACCATTAATCGATATGATTAGACAAGATGTTGGACTTTCTGAAACCTTACTAGGCTTACTCACTACGTTACCATTAATTGCTTTTGGTGTTGTTTCTACTATTACGCCCTTATTTACAAAGCGTTATGGAATTGGTAATACACTACTCGGCTCATTAATTTTATTGGCTGTTGGAATTATAATTCGCTCCATTGGCGGTGTTTTCGAATTGTATTTGGGAACTGTTTTTTTAGGAATTGCCATTGCTTTTGGAAATGTGTTAATTCCTGCCATGATAAAAAGAAATTTTCCGCATAAAGCCGGATTAGTTACCAGCTTATACTCTGGAATCATGTCACTAGGTGCTGCTTTTGCAGCCGGTTTAAGTGTGCCATTAGCTATGGAAATGAATTTAGGCTGGCGAGGCTCCTTGGGCGTTTGGGCCGGTTTAGCAATTATAGCAGTAATCATTTGGGTGCCTAACTTGAAACGGATTAATCGAACAGTTCCCAACCGAAGTTTTAAAGAGGCCATGAAGAAATTAAGTGGTTCCAAGTTGGTTTGGAAATTGGCTTTGTATATGGGGCTGCAGTCCTTTGCCTTTTATGTTATTTTAGCCTGGTTACCCGCCATACTTATGGATCGTGGTTATGATGCTTCTTATGCCGGTTGGATGCTTTCTTTATCTCAAGCTACAGGAATTATTGGTGCTATTTTTATTCCTATTTGGGCCGGTTCACGAAAAGATCAACGCTTGGTTATTGTATCTTTAATTATTGTTGAAGTCATTGCAATAATTGGGCTTCTGTTTCCAGAAGTTGGTTTAACAGAAATCTGGGTTGGTCTTATTGGTATGGTTTTAGGTGGCACTTTTGGTTTGGCCTTGCTATTAATTGTGTTGCGCTCAGATGATGCCGAAACAGCTGCTGAATTGTCTGGAATTGTGCAATCAATTGGCTATTTTATCGCAGCAACAGGTCCGTTTATTGTGGGTG
Above is a window of Bizionia sp. M204 DNA encoding:
- a CDS encoding xanthine dehydrogenase molybdopterin binding subunit — protein: MHKNKSHTNLDSKLDAVTKSLKNSVKNRDSYTHVRGESLYVDDVNIRQGTFHAVVFDSPKAHGKIISIDYSKAEALEGVERIFTYKDIPGINEIGGIIADEPLFAEDEVHFWGMPIALIVAETEFIARQARQLIAIEIEELPVITTAKEAKAKGSFINAPRSFSLGDTEKAFANCEYVFEGETFSNGQEHLYIETQGAYAEPLENGNIKITSSTQGPTAVQATTARVLGIAMNKIEIDVTRLGGGFGGKEDQATPWAVMAALAAYYLNQSVKLVLNRHDDLRMTGKRHPYESTYKIGLSKDLKILAYQAEFLQNSGAAADLSPAIAERTLFHATNSYYVPNVSTTVLSCKTNLPPNTAFRGFGGPQGMFVIESAIAKAAHEIGVSSRQIQEANLLDENDTFSYGQIAKQVEAKNSWNSAKLVFNSDALEQEVADFNKLNSDFKKGIAFMPITFGISFTNTPMNHARALVHIYLDGSVGISTAAVEMGQGVNTKMMQIAADIFSIPIEKIKIETTNTTRVANTSPSAASSTADLNGKATQMACHALLERLRLVASEELNSKVDDISLRYEFIHINDKKSELSWTELISKAMLKRVALTENAHYATPEIHFDKTKEKGHPFAYHVYGTAIITTTVDCTRGTYEFDSVKMVHDYGKSMSEGIDLGQVEGALIQGIGWMTMEEIAYNEDGKLLSNALSTYKIPDLFSVPKIVETIPLETEGHEHAILKSKAVGEPPLMYGIGAYFALQNAIKAFNPNYNLKFHAPMTPEKVLMSLYQK
- a CDS encoding nucleoside-triphosphatase — its product is MIYILTGAIRSGKTTTLFNWCKNRQDVDGLLCPDNSVGKRFFLKIPSEVEVALEVGTDVETEKIIQIGSFRFLKSAFDKANNYLLSIASNNPNTYIIIDEIGKLELKNDGLHESAEQLISKFQLDEKHHVILVVRDYLLDAVLEHYAISEYSVIKNEDLKRDYF
- the xdhC gene encoding xanthine dehydrogenase accessory protein XdhC; this encodes MTNWIELLSEFKKKQQPVAFVTVTKCYGSTPCVVGSRMIITNNQELYGTIGGGKLEFLATKEAMTALNENRIIESSYTLGPEFEQCCGGKVEFMIEPMNQSPNLFLFGAGHIGVEIAKLLIGTPFNVTLIDSRTDWFSNLELDSRISTCQVSETDFKTFADAVMWGENCYVLVLTHNHAIDFDIISMALLKDTKFLGLIGSKTKKVRFNNMLIKDMNIPDGMTHVVCPIGLDIGGDTPKEIAISVVAQLLQVHYKLKQKS
- a CDS encoding MFS transporter produces the protein MGKLDENGLNKASRIWLLVGILFIAVNLRPALSSIGPLIDMIRQDVGLSETLLGLLTTLPLIAFGVVSTITPLFTKRYGIGNTLLGSLILLAVGIIIRSIGGVFELYLGTVFLGIAIAFGNVLIPAMIKRNFPHKAGLVTSLYSGIMSLGAAFAAGLSVPLAMEMNLGWRGSLGVWAGLAIIAVIIWVPNLKRINRTVPNRSFKEAMKKLSGSKLVWKLALYMGLQSFAFYVILAWLPAILMDRGYDASYAGWMLSLSQATGIIGAIFIPIWAGSRKDQRLVIVSLIIVEVIAIIGLLFPEVGLTEIWVGLIGMVLGGTFGLALLLIVLRSDDAETAAELSGIVQSIGYFIAATGPFIVGVIYDITDMWSYALLLLVLISIIKLVMGIDVGKDRKV